Proteins encoded by one window of Oxobacter pfennigii:
- a CDS encoding CBO0543 family protein: MIISPAGFGPDVQDQWRLTIARINEWLNAQLFKLNWWILLALFLINLFLWWKLANKNRMSELVLHSALVIIWVIVLDEVGLELSLWYYTADIIPLFPPLTAINISCLPLLYMLIYQYTKTWKIFLIASAVMSIVFCFVFEPIFVCSGVYKMLIWKSWYGLPIYFFIGVASRFMMRRISIIMQKAGVSD, translated from the coding sequence GTGATTATTTCCCCGGCGGGCTTCGGGCCCGATGTTCAGGACCAGTGGCGTCTGACGATAGCACGTATCAACGAATGGCTGAACGCTCAGCTATTCAAGCTTAACTGGTGGATATTACTTGCTCTCTTCCTTATCAATCTGTTTTTATGGTGGAAGCTGGCTAACAAGAACCGGATGAGCGAGCTTGTATTACATTCTGCGCTGGTCATAATATGGGTGATCGTTCTGGACGAAGTAGGCCTAGAGTTGAGTCTGTGGTATTACACAGCGGATATCATTCCATTATTTCCGCCACTTACCGCCATCAACATATCTTGCCTGCCTCTGCTCTATATGCTGATCTATCAATACACAAAAACATGGAAAATCTTTCTAATCGCAAGCGCAGTGATGTCAATCGTGTTCTGCTTTGTATTCGAGCCGATATTCGTCTGCAGCGGTGTATACAAAATGCTGATATGGAAAAGCTGGTATGGTCTGCCCATTTATTTTTTCATCGGTGTGGCATCAAGATTTATGATGCGGAGAATCAGTATCATCATGCAGAAAGCCGGAGTTTCGGATTGA